The Thiomonas sp. FB-Cd genome includes a window with the following:
- a CDS encoding AMP-binding protein: MQLPLVSWLSTDDILAWRDGQAVKVRDFLLDVQSLASRLPANGHVLNVCKDRYRFLVGFGASVTAGKISLLPSTRTPESIRQLHNLAPDAFCLSDHDDGIQLPRVAYADRGAGCGVTAMVNMPHIEADRVVAHVFTSGSTAAPVPHPKTWGSLAECVQAGALRLGLRDGRAHALVGTVPPQHMYGFESTALIALHGCVAMSAEQPFYPADVAAALTRIRAPRMLVTSPVHLRALLAAHVHIPPLSLVLSATAPLPRDLAQQAESHLNAPLVEIYGSTETGQIATRRTARTDVWELFPSVRLEPEPDGHVRVTGGHLAQAQVLHDVIEIVDDRRFLLHGRGADMINIAGKRSSLAHLNHQLTSIPGVQDGAFFMPDAGAGGSVARLMAFVVAPAIDPAVVRDALRERLDPAFMPRPLVFVDTLPRNATGKLPRAALSALATRAPARHLIDDDSHAD; encoded by the coding sequence ATGCAACTGCCGCTCGTCTCCTGGCTGTCCACCGACGACATACTGGCTTGGCGCGACGGCCAGGCCGTGAAAGTGCGCGACTTCCTGCTTGACGTGCAATCCCTTGCAAGCCGCCTTCCGGCGAACGGCCATGTCCTCAACGTCTGCAAAGACCGCTACCGCTTTCTGGTGGGGTTCGGCGCCTCGGTCACCGCCGGCAAAATCAGCCTCCTGCCGTCAACACGCACGCCCGAATCGATCCGTCAGCTGCACAACCTTGCCCCCGATGCGTTCTGCCTGAGCGACCATGACGATGGCATCCAACTGCCGCGGGTCGCGTACGCCGATCGCGGCGCCGGTTGCGGAGTGACTGCCATGGTGAACATGCCGCACATCGAAGCCGACCGTGTGGTCGCGCACGTCTTCACCTCCGGATCCACCGCAGCCCCGGTGCCCCATCCAAAGACCTGGGGATCGCTTGCTGAGTGCGTGCAGGCCGGCGCCTTGCGCCTGGGCCTTCGCGACGGCCGCGCCCATGCTCTGGTGGGCACGGTTCCCCCTCAGCACATGTACGGTTTCGAGTCGACAGCGCTCATTGCACTGCATGGTTGCGTGGCCATGAGCGCCGAGCAGCCGTTCTATCCAGCCGATGTTGCCGCCGCACTAACGCGTATCCGCGCTCCGCGAATGCTGGTCACATCGCCCGTGCATCTGCGCGCACTGCTTGCGGCCCATGTGCACATCCCCCCCTTGAGCTTGGTTTTGTCAGCCACAGCCCCGCTGCCACGGGATCTGGCACAACAGGCCGAGAGCCACCTGAACGCCCCTCTTGTGGAGATCTACGGCTCCACCGAAACCGGTCAGATCGCCACCCGCCGCACGGCGCGCACCGACGTCTGGGAACTTTTCCCCAGTGTGCGCCTGGAGCCCGAACCGGACGGCCACGTACGAGTCACGGGTGGACATCTCGCCCAAGCACAGGTGCTGCACGACGTCATTGAAATCGTCGACGATCGGCGTTTTCTCTTGCACGGACGTGGCGCCGACATGATCAACATCGCCGGCAAGCGCAGCTCTCTGGCTCACCTCAACCATCAACTCACCAGCATCCCCGGTGTGCAAGACGGCGCGTTCTTCATGCCCGACGCTGGCGCGGGCGGGTCCGTCGCCCGACTGATGGCCTTCGTCGTCGCTCCCGCGATTGATCCCGCCGTAGTGCGCGACGCGCTGCGCGAACGCCTTGACCCGGCATTCATGCCGCGACCGCTGGTTTTTGTCGACACCTTGCCGCGCAATGCGACGGGCAAACTCCCTCGCGCCGCTTTGTCCGCGTTGGCCACACGTGCACCTGCACGACATCTCATCGACGATGACAGCCATGCCGACTGA
- a CDS encoding acyl-CoA synthetase — protein sequence MSTRLPPPSGEQAGAAPGPPPVSAPGRQAQWVQNPERSNMLMLRIMTWISLRLGRRAARVVLSGIAAYFLVFAPAARRASRQYLARALGRAPGIGDSFRQFFSFASTIHDRVYLLNGRLDLFSIRVHGQEVIEAALNRGKGVFMVGAHFGSFEVLRAISHQRPGLRVCMLMYEGNARKINAALKAINPLAEHDVIALGHPESMLRLRDALDDGAIIGILADRSLHDDETVCVPFLGEPARWPAGPWRIAALLRKPVVMALGVYGGGNRYDVHFESLADFSNTDRRARSEAEHAALATYVQRLQAHCEREPDNWFNFFDFWSGSAQPSAPPAKPETP from the coding sequence ATGAGCACGCGCTTACCTCCACCCTCTGGGGAACAAGCTGGTGCCGCGCCAGGGCCACCCCCCGTTTCCGCGCCCGGCCGGCAGGCTCAATGGGTACAGAACCCCGAACGCAGCAACATGCTGATGCTGCGCATCATGACCTGGATTTCTCTGCGATTGGGGCGACGCGCGGCACGTGTCGTTCTGTCTGGCATCGCCGCGTACTTCCTGGTGTTCGCCCCCGCGGCGAGACGGGCTTCACGCCAATACCTCGCGCGTGCGCTCGGGCGTGCACCAGGCATAGGCGACAGTTTCCGCCAGTTTTTCAGCTTTGCCTCGACCATTCACGACCGGGTCTATCTGCTCAATGGTCGTCTCGACCTCTTCAGCATCCGTGTGCATGGGCAGGAGGTCATCGAGGCGGCACTGAACCGTGGTAAAGGCGTGTTCATGGTCGGGGCTCATTTCGGCAGTTTTGAGGTCCTGCGTGCCATTTCACACCAGCGCCCGGGCCTGCGTGTGTGCATGCTGATGTACGAGGGCAACGCGCGCAAGATCAATGCCGCCCTCAAGGCGATCAATCCCCTGGCCGAACATGACGTCATTGCGCTCGGCCACCCCGAGTCGATGCTTCGCCTGCGCGATGCACTCGATGATGGCGCAATCATCGGCATACTGGCCGACCGCTCGCTGCACGACGACGAAACCGTGTGCGTACCCTTCCTCGGCGAGCCCGCACGCTGGCCCGCTGGCCCCTGGCGCATCGCCGCTCTTCTGCGCAAACCTGTCGTCATGGCTCTCGGCGTCTACGGTGGAGGGAATCGCTACGACGTGCATTTCGAATCCTTAGCCGACTTCTCCAACACAGACCGGCGAGCCCGCAGCGAGGCCGAGCATGCAGCGCTTGCGACGTATGTACAACGCCTGCAGGCCCATTGCGAGCGCGAGCCCGACAACTGGTTCAATTTTTTCGACTTCTGGAGCGGCAGTGCGCAACCATCAGCGCCCCCCGCAAAGCCCGAAACGCCATGA
- a CDS encoding LolA-related protein, whose translation MKLLSLLSVCLRAGLAGAALLWAIGGLAAGWNLQTLMQALVQHHGGRADFTETKTLAMLNKPIESSGELRFAAPDFLQVRTLKPRRQTLTLMGNQLTMEASGHSQQFDLREHPDVATLIDGIRATLNGDLDSLQRHYDLTLDGQAAQWTLTLVPRDVKAHEHISDIRISGIEGIVQTVTVEQADGDRSVMHIHPAASP comes from the coding sequence ATGAAACTGCTATCCCTACTTAGCGTTTGCCTCCGCGCCGGCCTGGCTGGCGCAGCACTGTTGTGGGCGATTGGTGGACTGGCCGCCGGGTGGAATCTGCAGACGCTGATGCAGGCACTGGTCCAGCATCATGGTGGCCGCGCCGATTTCACGGAGACCAAGACCCTCGCCATGCTGAACAAGCCCATCGAGTCATCTGGCGAATTGCGATTCGCGGCACCGGACTTCCTGCAGGTGCGCACGCTCAAGCCCAGGCGGCAGACCTTGACCCTGATGGGCAATCAGCTCACGATGGAAGCAAGCGGACACTCGCAGCAGTTCGACCTGCGTGAACATCCCGACGTCGCCACCCTCATCGACGGCATCCGCGCCACACTCAACGGCGACCTTGACTCCCTGCAACGCCACTACGACCTGACCCTGGATGGCCAGGCCGCGCAATGGACCCTCACCCTGGTTCCGCGCGACGTCAAGGCGCATGAGCACATCAGTGACATCCGCATCAGCGGGATTGAAGGCATCGTGCAAACGGTCACCGTGGAGCAGGCCGACGGTGACCGCTCCGTCATGCACATCCACCCTGCCGCTTCGCCATGA
- a CDS encoding MMPL family transporter → MNRRAAVPVLLWLAVLLACAVVIVKSRFAADMSAFLPQAPTAQERILVDQLRRGLVSRLILVGIDGSDAATRADLSKSMAARLRADPAFVAVENGQPLNAQRDEQLLFQYRYVLSPNTASQFSVQGLHRGITNSIDRLASPMGQSLKALLPTDPTGALLALVQGLSPGQGPKRDHGVWAAAGAPRALLLVQTRAQGTDTDAMQEAMTTIRDDFAKAQRQGGADARQATLVMSGPGVFAVQSRALIKRAVERVSLLGAVLIVGLLLLVYRSPTVLALGLLPVLSGVLAGIAAVSLGFGAVQGVTLGFGTTLMGEAVDYAIYLFVQSTQPSVADRTLWLQSFWPTIRLGMLTSVFGFATLLMSGFPGLAQLGLYSIAGLLAAALVTRFVLPQLMPARLSMRELAPFGAYLTARLPGLRRLRWLLGVTVVIACGVLIVQRDALWNTQLAALSPVTPDALKLDAQLRRQLGAPDAGNLVVVQGSSSEAALTAAEALGPRLQNLVARGVITGFDSPDRYLPSAATQRRRLAALPDAEVLQRRLEQAIVGLPVSARLFAPFVHDVQAARAQGLLTRRQLAQTSFALALDGMLLRQTDGRWLAVLPLHAQANRSIDGAQVRAALAGTPASYINLGQLSNSLYDNYLHTAAWLSLTGLACIAALLVVSLRSASRTLRVLAPLLSAVLVVGAGLLLGGQQLTLLHLIGLMLIVAVGSNYALFFDQGAQHGGIAPRTLASLLVANLTTVLGFGPLALSGVPVLQALGMTVGPGVLLALVFSAILSASPSTPTRPPAAV, encoded by the coding sequence ATGAACCGGCGCGCGGCTGTCCCCGTGCTGCTGTGGCTGGCCGTGCTGCTGGCCTGCGCGGTCGTCATCGTCAAGAGTCGATTCGCTGCGGACATGTCGGCCTTCCTGCCGCAGGCGCCCACGGCCCAGGAGCGTATCCTGGTGGACCAACTTCGCCGCGGCCTGGTCTCACGGCTCATCCTCGTCGGCATTGACGGGTCTGACGCCGCGACACGCGCTGATCTGTCGAAGTCGATGGCTGCACGCCTGCGCGCGGATCCCGCCTTCGTCGCCGTGGAGAACGGCCAACCCCTGAACGCACAACGCGACGAGCAATTGCTGTTCCAGTACCGTTACGTGTTGTCGCCCAATACTGCGTCTCAGTTCAGCGTCCAGGGGCTGCACCGCGGCATTACCAACAGTATCGATCGCCTGGCCTCGCCCATGGGGCAAAGCCTCAAAGCGCTTCTCCCCACGGACCCCACCGGCGCGCTGCTGGCCCTCGTGCAGGGTCTTTCGCCGGGCCAGGGGCCCAAGCGAGACCACGGCGTATGGGCCGCAGCTGGGGCGCCGCGCGCCTTGTTGCTGGTGCAAACCCGGGCGCAGGGCACCGACACCGATGCCATGCAAGAAGCCATGACGACCATCCGCGACGACTTCGCCAAGGCGCAGCGTCAGGGCGGTGCAGACGCGCGGCAGGCCACGCTGGTGATGAGCGGCCCGGGAGTGTTCGCTGTGCAGTCGCGAGCGCTGATCAAGCGCGCGGTGGAGCGCGTTTCGCTCCTCGGCGCCGTGCTCATCGTCGGCTTGTTGCTGCTCGTCTATCGTTCGCCGACGGTCTTGGCATTGGGTCTGCTCCCGGTGCTGTCGGGGGTGCTGGCCGGCATCGCCGCCGTCAGCCTTGGCTTCGGCGCGGTGCAGGGCGTGACCCTGGGTTTTGGCACAACGCTCATGGGCGAGGCGGTGGACTACGCGATCTACCTCTTTGTGCAGTCCACTCAGCCCTCCGTCGCCGATCGTACCCTCTGGCTTCAGAGCTTCTGGCCCACCATCCGTTTGGGCATGCTGACTTCGGTGTTTGGCTTTGCCACGCTGCTGATGTCGGGCTTCCCCGGTCTGGCTCAGCTTGGCCTGTATTCCATCGCGGGTCTGCTCGCCGCAGCGCTCGTCACGCGCTTTGTGCTGCCGCAATTGATGCCTGCGCGCCTGTCGATGCGCGAGCTCGCCCCGTTCGGCGCGTACCTGACAGCGCGGCTGCCAGGGCTGCGGCGCCTGCGCTGGTTGCTTGGCGTCACCGTGGTGATTGCCTGCGGCGTGCTCATCGTGCAACGCGATGCCCTGTGGAATACGCAACTCGCCGCGCTCAGCCCCGTGACCCCTGATGCACTGAAGCTGGATGCTCAGCTGCGCCGCCAGCTCGGCGCGCCCGATGCAGGCAACCTTGTGGTCGTCCAAGGTAGCAGTTCAGAAGCTGCGCTGACTGCGGCCGAGGCCCTGGGCCCGCGCCTGCAAAATCTGGTGGCCCGCGGCGTCATCACCGGCTTCGACAGCCCAGACCGGTACCTTCCGAGTGCAGCCACCCAGCGCCGCCGTCTTGCAGCGCTGCCCGATGCGGAAGTTCTGCAGCGCAGGCTGGAGCAGGCCATCGTCGGGCTGCCGGTCAGCGCCCGATTGTTCGCGCCATTTGTGCACGATGTGCAGGCTGCACGCGCGCAGGGCCTGCTCACGCGTAGGCAGCTGGCGCAGACCTCCTTTGCGCTGGCCCTCGATGGCATGCTGCTTCGCCAGACGGATGGACGCTGGCTGGCCGTGCTGCCGCTGCATGCCCAGGCCAACCGGAGCATCGATGGCGCGCAGGTGCGCGCTGCATTGGCTGGCACTCCAGCCAGCTACATCAACCTTGGCCAGCTCAGCAACAGCCTCTACGACAACTACCTGCACACTGCAGCCTGGCTATCGCTGACGGGCCTGGCGTGCATTGCTGCACTGCTCGTGGTCAGCCTGCGCTCCGCATCTCGCACGCTACGCGTGCTTGCTCCCCTCCTGAGCGCGGTACTTGTAGTCGGCGCCGGGCTGCTGCTGGGTGGACAGCAACTGACTTTGCTGCACCTCATTGGCCTCATGCTCATCGTCGCAGTCGGCTCGAACTACGCGCTGTTTTTCGATCAGGGCGCGCAACATGGCGGCATTGCGCCGCGCACGCTGGCCTCGCTCCTGGTTGCCAATCTCACCACTGTGCTCGGCTTCGGGCCGTTGGCCTTGTCCGGCGTGCCTGTTCTGCAAGCCCTGGGGATGACGGTAGGCCCCGGCGTGCTGCTGGCCCTGGTGTTTTCCGCCATACTGTCGGCCTCACCGTCCACCCCCACGCGGCCACCGGCTGCCGTCTAA
- a CDS encoding polysaccharide deacetylase family protein produces MPVSSPAPQPATGAGWRPAPLVAGSLILHPLVLGAVVVQPTLWPWGLSILAVNHMVLAGAGLWPRSKLLGTNHTRLPDTAVARGEIALTIDDGPNPLVTPGVLDILDAHNAKATFFCIGERASAHPDLCRDIVRRGHAVENHSHSHRHSFSLSGPRRILRELQAAQATLAGITGQPPAFFRAPAGLRNPFLDLVLSRLGLQLASWTRRGFDTRERDPMRVLHRLRHGMRAGDILLLHDGHAARTASGQPVILEVLPGLLDSIASLGLRPVTLRQAFSCA; encoded by the coding sequence ATGCCAGTGTCCAGCCCCGCACCTCAGCCGGCGACCGGCGCCGGCTGGCGGCCCGCGCCGCTCGTCGCGGGGTCCCTAATCCTGCACCCGCTCGTGCTCGGCGCCGTGGTCGTTCAGCCCACCCTATGGCCCTGGGGGCTGAGTATCCTGGCGGTCAACCACATGGTGCTCGCCGGCGCCGGGCTGTGGCCGCGCAGCAAACTTCTCGGCACCAACCACACACGTCTGCCCGACACAGCCGTGGCGCGCGGCGAAATCGCGCTGACGATCGATGACGGGCCCAACCCGCTCGTGACGCCAGGCGTGCTTGACATCCTTGACGCGCACAACGCCAAGGCCACATTTTTTTGCATCGGCGAGCGCGCCAGTGCCCACCCGGACTTGTGCCGTGACATCGTGCGGCGCGGCCACGCCGTGGAAAATCACAGTCACAGTCACCGCCACAGCTTCTCGTTGTCCGGTCCTCGCCGCATTCTCCGCGAGTTGCAGGCCGCCCAGGCCACGCTGGCTGGCATCACCGGACAGCCACCGGCCTTCTTCCGCGCTCCAGCCGGGCTGCGCAACCCCTTCCTCGACCTGGTTCTCAGCCGCCTCGGCCTTCAGCTGGCGAGCTGGACGCGGCGCGGCTTTGATACGCGCGAACGTGATCCAATGAGGGTTCTGCATCGCCTGCGGCATGGCATGCGCGCGGGCGATATCCTGCTGCTGCACGATGGCCATGCCGCGCGCACCGCATCGGGGCAACCCGTCATTCTCGAAGTGCTGCCTGGCCTGTTGGACTCCATCGCTAGCCTCGGGCTGCGCCCCGTCACCTTGCGTCAAGCCTTTTCATGCGCGTAA
- a CDS encoding beta-ketoacyl-[acyl-carrier-protein] synthase family protein, with protein sequence MSTTTPPTMALMRYTVSSCLGHGLAPTLDALLGTRSGLRPEGFDLFDLPAWTGAVPDVDAVRLPQALQDYDCRNNRLAELGLYQDGFAAAVQQAAARVGPHRVGVFIGTSTSGILQTERAYRERDATGALPASFRYAETHNPYSVTAYVRERLGLRGPAYTISSACSSSAKVFATAQRLLACGAIDAAVVGGVDSLCLTTLYGFNSLQLMSSDPCRPFDAQRNGLSIGEAAAFALLERVAHPVAPDTVWLLGAGESSDAHHMSSPHPDGMGARMAMQQALTQAHLNPGDIDYINLHGTATASNDLAEGRAVAALFGAETPCSSTKGATGHTLGAAGAVEAVFCALALRHGFMPGSAGTQVLDPAITAAAGPLNYLLQTRAQTPHRVLSNSFGFGGTNCCLVFGVGGPA encoded by the coding sequence ATGTCCACCACGACACCGCCGACCATGGCGCTCATGCGCTACACGGTCAGTAGCTGCTTAGGGCATGGGTTGGCGCCCACGCTCGACGCCTTGCTTGGCACGCGCAGCGGGCTGCGCCCCGAAGGCTTCGACCTGTTCGACCTGCCAGCCTGGACCGGCGCCGTGCCAGACGTGGATGCAGTGCGCCTGCCGCAAGCCCTGCAAGATTACGATTGCCGCAACAACCGCTTGGCCGAACTCGGCCTGTATCAAGACGGATTCGCCGCAGCCGTGCAGCAAGCCGCGGCACGCGTGGGTCCGCACCGCGTGGGGGTCTTTATCGGCACCAGCACATCTGGAATTCTGCAGACCGAACGGGCCTACCGTGAGCGCGATGCCACAGGCGCCTTACCCGCCTCCTTCCGCTATGCCGAGACGCACAATCCGTATTCGGTCACTGCCTATGTGCGCGAGCGCCTCGGCCTGCGCGGGCCGGCCTACACGATTTCGTCGGCCTGCTCGTCCAGCGCGAAGGTTTTCGCCACGGCCCAGCGCCTGCTGGCTTGCGGCGCCATCGATGCCGCTGTCGTCGGCGGTGTCGACAGTCTGTGTTTGACCACGCTCTATGGCTTTAACTCACTGCAACTGATGTCCAGCGATCCCTGCCGTCCGTTTGACGCGCAACGCAATGGCTTGTCCATCGGCGAAGCGGCCGCCTTCGCCTTGTTGGAGCGCGTCGCACATCCCGTTGCTCCCGACACCGTATGGCTCCTCGGCGCAGGCGAATCCAGCGATGCCCACCACATGTCATCGCCCCATCCGGACGGGATGGGTGCGCGCATGGCAATGCAGCAGGCGCTTACCCAGGCGCACCTGAATCCCGGCGATATCGACTACATCAACTTGCACGGCACTGCGACAGCCAGCAATGACTTAGCCGAGGGCCGTGCCGTTGCTGCGTTGTTCGGCGCTGAAACGCCGTGTAGCTCAACCAAGGGTGCCACTGGCCATACCTTGGGCGCCGCGGGGGCGGTCGAGGCCGTGTTCTGCGCACTTGCCCTGCGCCATGGTTTCATGCCTGGAAGCGCTGGCACGCAGGTCCTGGACCCGGCAATCACGGCTGCCGCCGGCCCGCTCAATTACCTGCTGCAAACCCGCGCTCAGACACCGCACCGGGTGCTCAGCAACTCCTTCGGATTCGGCGGCACCAATTGCTGCCTGGTGTTCGGCGTGGGGGGACCGGCATGA
- a CDS encoding beta-ketoacyl synthase chain length factor, with the protein MNHATTPAALLEAWVDGVGLLGPGLAGWPQTSSVLRGQAAYTPQRTMLPMPQTLHAAERRRAAAVVKLALAVGLEAAQAAGLDPAQLATVFTSSGGDSHNCHAVCAALASNDRLLSPTRFHNSVHNAASGYWGIATGAMAPSTVLCAYDGCFSAGLLEALAQVVLTQAPVLLLAYDTDYPEPLLAVRPIPDSLGVALVLSPHPGPGPLSLGRIAIDAAAPCSDAAADTLDLPLLETMRQTIPAARVLPLLHALAHRAAGSVHLDYLPGQTLATEITPC; encoded by the coding sequence ATGAACCACGCCACGACACCCGCCGCCCTGCTTGAGGCATGGGTTGACGGCGTGGGGCTGCTCGGGCCTGGCCTTGCGGGCTGGCCACAGACGAGCTCCGTGCTGCGCGGGCAAGCCGCTTACACCCCGCAAAGGACGATGCTTCCCATGCCGCAAACCTTGCATGCGGCGGAACGGCGACGCGCAGCAGCGGTGGTCAAGCTTGCCTTGGCCGTCGGGCTCGAGGCGGCACAGGCTGCAGGGCTGGATCCGGCACAACTTGCCACGGTGTTCACCTCATCCGGGGGCGACAGTCACAATTGCCATGCCGTTTGTGCAGCTCTGGCGTCGAACGATCGGCTGCTCTCCCCCACGCGCTTTCACAATTCGGTGCACAACGCCGCATCCGGCTACTGGGGCATCGCCACGGGCGCCATGGCGCCTTCGACCGTGCTGTGCGCCTATGACGGTTGTTTTTCTGCCGGCCTGCTGGAGGCGCTCGCCCAGGTGGTATTGACGCAGGCGCCGGTGCTGCTGCTGGCCTACGACACGGACTATCCCGAGCCACTGCTTGCAGTACGCCCCATTCCGGACAGCTTGGGCGTCGCGCTTGTCCTGTCCCCGCATCCGGGTCCGGGTCCGCTAAGTCTCGGCCGCATTGCCATCGATGCGGCGGCGCCATGCAGCGACGCGGCTGCCGATACGCTGGACCTTCCGCTTCTCGAGACCATGCGCCAGACGATACCCGCCGCGCGCGTCCTGCCCCTTCTTCATGCACTGGCCCACCGTGCTGCTGGGTCCGTACACCTGGACTACTTGCCTGGCCAGACGCTGGCTACCGAGATCACGCCATGCTGA
- the fabG gene encoding 3-oxoacyl-ACP reductase FabG has translation MSKPAFAHSRRALVTGGSGEIGAAICRRLAADGCHVIVHANRGIDRADALAAALREQGCSAQAVCFDLTDPNATAAAIADVLAHGPIQILVNNAGVHDDAVFPGMSAAQWQHVIDVSLNGFFHVTQPLMLPMIRTRWGRILNITSVAAITGNRGQVNYAAAKGALHAATKSLALEVASRGITVNAVAPGIIATAMSASAFDTESIARMVPMKRAGRPEEVADLVGFLASDHAAYISGQIVSINGGII, from the coding sequence ATGAGCAAACCCGCGTTCGCGCATTCCCGCCGTGCCCTGGTCACGGGCGGTAGCGGAGAGATCGGCGCCGCCATCTGCCGACGCTTGGCTGCTGACGGCTGCCACGTCATCGTGCATGCCAACCGCGGCATCGACCGTGCCGACGCCTTGGCCGCCGCGCTGCGTGAGCAGGGTTGCAGCGCGCAGGCCGTGTGCTTTGACCTCACCGATCCCAACGCCACGGCCGCCGCCATTGCCGACGTCCTTGCGCACGGCCCCATCCAGATTCTTGTAAACAACGCTGGAGTCCACGACGATGCCGTATTTCCTGGCATGAGCGCTGCGCAATGGCAGCATGTGATTGATGTCAGCCTCAACGGCTTTTTCCATGTCACCCAGCCCCTCATGCTCCCCATGATCCGTACCCGCTGGGGCCGCATCCTGAACATCACCTCGGTGGCTGCCATCACTGGCAACCGTGGCCAGGTCAACTATGCCGCGGCCAAAGGCGCGCTGCACGCGGCCACCAAGTCGCTCGCCCTCGAGGTGGCGAGCCGCGGCATCACGGTCAACGCCGTAGCCCCTGGCATCATCGCCACAGCCATGAGCGCCAGTGCTTTCGACACCGAGTCCATCGCGCGCATGGTCCCGATGAAGCGCGCTGGCCGACCCGAGGAGGTAGCCGACTTGGTGGGTTTTCTCGCCTCCGATCATGCCGCGTATATCAGTGGCCAAATCGTGTCCATCAACGGCGGGATCATCTGA
- a CDS encoding glycosyltransferase family 2 protein, giving the protein MTETSLETTQGKQPGPSPTHLVLIPSYNPGAKVYDTVRAARAHWAPVWVIVDGSTDGTAEGLQTLAAGDPQLRVMILPRNRGKGAAVLQGLDAAAAAGYTHALTMDCDGQHPAARIASFMAASQEHPNAMVLGVPVFDSSAPNLRVQGRKVSNAWANLETLWAGIGDSLYGFRVYPVEPLRRIMHHQSWMRRFDFDPEAVVRLSWRGVRAINLPAPVRYLRPEEGGVSHFKYLRDNALLTWMHTRLLMGFLLRFPLLLWRRLIMR; this is encoded by the coding sequence ATGACTGAGACATCGCTGGAGACAACGCAAGGCAAGCAGCCGGGACCTTCGCCCACGCATCTTGTACTCATTCCCAGCTACAACCCGGGCGCCAAGGTTTACGACACCGTGCGTGCGGCGCGCGCGCACTGGGCGCCGGTCTGGGTGATCGTGGACGGTAGCACGGACGGAACCGCCGAAGGCCTGCAGACGCTGGCTGCAGGCGATCCCCAGTTGCGTGTGATGATCCTGCCCAGGAATCGAGGCAAGGGCGCCGCCGTTCTGCAGGGCCTGGACGCTGCCGCAGCTGCGGGCTACACGCATGCGCTGACCATGGACTGCGACGGGCAGCACCCCGCTGCCCGGATCGCCAGTTTCATGGCCGCGTCGCAGGAGCATCCGAACGCCATGGTGTTGGGCGTGCCGGTGTTCGACTCCAGCGCGCCCAATCTGCGTGTGCAAGGGCGCAAGGTATCAAATGCCTGGGCCAATCTGGAGACTCTGTGGGCCGGCATCGGGGATTCGCTCTACGGGTTTCGCGTCTATCCGGTCGAGCCCCTGCGCCGGATCATGCACCATCAATCATGGATGCGTCGCTTTGACTTCGATCCTGAGGCTGTGGTGCGACTGAGTTGGCGCGGCGTGCGAGCGATCAACCTCCCCGCGCCGGTGCGCTACCTGCGCCCCGAGGAGGGCGGGGTCTCACACTTCAAGTATTTGCGCGACAACGCGCTTCTCACCTGGATGCACACCCGGCTTTTGATGGGCTTCCTTCTGCGGTTTCCGCTGTTGCTGTGGCGGCGATTGATCATGCGGTGA
- a CDS encoding 1-acyl-sn-glycerol-3-phosphate acyltransferase, translating into MNDDVMRAMPLQGYLRTVRDALRLYFGLGMLGVLGFLWSLLAAPLYYILPRRFGIALGRSLVYHAFRFYLRTLAAIGACRFDLSALDALRGQPPMIIAPNHPSLIDAVLVISRVPGLACIMKASILDNPSLGAGARLARYIRNDSLRNMITLAVADLRQGHHLLLFPEGTRSTRQPIGPVRGSVGLIAKQAQVPVQTVLIEMDSPFLAKGWPLFRHPRMPVTYRLRLGRRFAAPQDVQKFVAELEAYFDSALADAGLPLSPTRAEDDD; encoded by the coding sequence ATGAATGATGATGTGATGCGCGCGATGCCGTTGCAGGGATACCTTCGGACCGTGCGGGATGCGTTGCGTCTGTATTTCGGGCTGGGGATGCTCGGGGTTCTGGGTTTCCTGTGGTCGCTGCTTGCAGCGCCGCTTTATTACATTCTGCCGCGCCGGTTCGGGATTGCGCTCGGACGCTCGCTTGTCTACCACGCATTTCGCTTTTACCTCCGCACGCTCGCAGCCATCGGTGCCTGCCGCTTCGATCTTTCGGCGCTGGACGCATTGCGGGGGCAGCCGCCAATGATCATCGCGCCCAACCATCCATCGCTGATCGATGCGGTGCTTGTCATCTCACGCGTGCCAGGACTGGCGTGCATCATGAAGGCAAGCATTCTCGACAACCCATCGCTGGGCGCTGGCGCGCGCCTGGCGCGCTACATCCGTAATGATTCACTGCGCAACATGATCACGCTCGCCGTGGCTGACCTGCGCCAAGGCCACCACCTTCTTCTCTTTCCCGAGGGCACGCGCTCCACACGTCAGCCCATCGGACCGGTGCGCGGAAGCGTCGGGCTTATTGCTAAGCAGGCGCAGGTTCCGGTGCAGACCGTGCTCATCGAGATGGATTCCCCTTTTCTTGCCAAGGGATGGCCCTTGTTTCGTCATCCTCGAATGCCCGTTACCTATCGCCTTCGCCTGGGGCGCAGGTTTGCGGCCCCCCAGGACGTGCAAAAGTTCGTAGCCGAACTCGAGGCCTATTTCGACAGTGCGCTGGCTGACGCAGGTCTGCCCTTATCGCCGACGCGAGCCGAGGACGATGACTGA